The following are encoded together in the Pedobacter sp. D749 genome:
- a CDS encoding DinB family protein, with the protein MEKVMNEANETLLALENAFSKFDTSLVNKVPFEGSWTAGQLAEHLVLSNSGFLQVINGPVRETDKPADFMVAQIKKDFLNFNVKYDSPKEIYPENRAYNPSELLENLRQIRVGISEAAGNLDLTKTCSAYELPGYGFLTRLEAVYFVIYHTQRHVHQLKNMYSQLYNN; encoded by the coding sequence ATGGAAAAAGTAATGAATGAAGCCAACGAAACCTTATTGGCATTGGAAAACGCTTTCTCAAAATTTGATACCTCATTGGTGAATAAAGTGCCTTTTGAAGGCAGCTGGACAGCAGGTCAATTGGCTGAGCACCTGGTTTTGTCGAATTCGGGCTTTTTACAGGTCATCAATGGTCCTGTAAGGGAAACAGATAAACCAGCCGATTTTATGGTAGCGCAAATTAAAAAGGATTTTTTGAATTTCAATGTGAAGTACGATTCGCCTAAAGAAATCTATCCTGAAAATAGAGCCTACAACCCGTCTGAATTATTGGAAAATTTAAGGCAGATCAGGGTGGGGATATCGGAAGCGGCGGGAAACCTGGATTTAACTAAAACCTGTAGCGCTTATGAACTGCCCGGTTACGGTTTTCTTACCCGTTTGGAAGCTGTTTATTTTGTGATCTATCATACACAACGACACGTACATCAATTAAAGAATATGTATAGCCAGCTATATAACAATTGA
- a CDS encoding phosphoribosyltransferase family protein: MIPYNFSLHKIDNTVDFGFSADDYSRFKFGDDLVARSFGKDLADGFIRYYLADNLITGQIVVISSPYSFIPTATFAMKNYFVCQLNRWLVENGGLAVQETKVHRTITYKEDYGELSAEERLSLIGNDSFHIDKDFLVGKTLLFLDDIRITGSHERMILKMAKEYGLKNEMHMLYFAELVNKNIHPNVENFLNYHQIKSIFDLEEIIDGGNFTFNTRIVKYILNSTSSSFTIFLERRSTDFINQLYDLSLGNNYHTIEAYSKNLHLIKDYIKNNNYKLI, encoded by the coding sequence ATGATACCGTATAATTTCTCACTCCATAAAATAGACAATACAGTCGATTTTGGCTTTAGTGCCGACGATTACAGTCGCTTTAAGTTTGGCGATGACCTTGTTGCCAGATCTTTTGGGAAAGACCTCGCTGATGGTTTTATCAGGTATTACCTGGCCGATAATCTAATCACTGGTCAGATTGTGGTCATTTCCAGTCCTTATAGTTTTATTCCTACGGCAACTTTTGCCATGAAAAACTATTTCGTTTGCCAACTTAACCGTTGGCTGGTCGAAAATGGTGGTTTAGCAGTACAGGAAACCAAAGTGCACAGAACCATTACCTACAAAGAAGATTACGGCGAACTAAGTGCTGAAGAACGACTTTCGCTAATCGGAAACGATTCGTTTCATATCGATAAAGATTTTCTGGTGGGTAAAACCCTTTTGTTTCTGGATGATATCAGGATTACCGGAAGCCATGAACGGATGATCTTAAAAATGGCAAAAGAATATGGTTTAAAAAACGAAATGCATATGCTTTATTTTGCCGAACTCGTCAATAAGAATATCCATCCCAACGTAGAGAACTTTCTGAATTACCATCAGATCAAATCTATTTTCGACCTGGAAGAAATTATCGATGGTGGCAATTTCACATTCAATACCCGTATTGTGAAATACATTTTAAATAGTACCTCGAGCAGTTTTACCATTTTTTTAGAACGCCGGAGTACCGATTTTATCAACCAGCTTTACGATTTATCTCTGGGGAATAATTATCATACTATAGAGGCGTATTCCAAAAACTTACATCTTATAAAAGACTATATCAAAAACAACAATTATAAATTAATTTAA
- a CDS encoding dienelactone hydrolase family protein has product MDQKIINLYDEYTHSQVSRKDFMRKLAILAGSTALAMTILPMLENNYAAAADFNSDDIDVENITYAGVDGEMKAVLAKPKGKKNLGCVLVIHENRGLNPHIIDVTKRVAAEGFLALGVDALSPLGGTPADEDKGRELIGKLDPEKNLQNYLKGLEYLCNRKDGNGKVGCVGFCWGGGMANKLAVNDPKLQAAVAYYGAQANAADVPKIKASLMLHYGGLDERINAGIPTYEQALKENKIDYKIYIYDGVNHAFNNNTSPTRYNEAAAKLAWSRTIDLFKHKLAVLTR; this is encoded by the coding sequence ATGGATCAGAAAATAATCAACCTGTACGATGAGTATACCCACAGTCAGGTTAGCAGAAAAGATTTTATGAGAAAGCTGGCTATCCTGGCGGGCAGCACCGCATTAGCCATGACTATTCTGCCGATGCTGGAGAATAACTATGCCGCTGCAGCAGATTTTAACAGTGATGATATCGATGTTGAAAATATTACTTACGCTGGTGTTGATGGTGAAATGAAAGCTGTACTGGCCAAACCAAAAGGCAAAAAGAACTTAGGCTGTGTACTGGTAATTCATGAAAACAGAGGTTTAAATCCACATATTATTGATGTAACCAAACGTGTTGCCGCCGAAGGTTTCCTGGCGCTTGGTGTTGATGCGCTTTCTCCACTTGGCGGAACACCGGCAGATGAAGATAAGGGACGCGAGTTGATCGGTAAATTAGATCCTGAAAAAAACTTACAGAATTATTTAAAAGGCCTGGAGTATTTATGCAACAGAAAAGACGGCAATGGTAAAGTAGGCTGTGTGGGCTTTTGCTGGGGCGGTGGAATGGCCAATAAATTAGCGGTTAACGATCCGAAATTGCAGGCGGCTGTAGCATATTATGGCGCACAGGCCAATGCAGCAGATGTTCCTAAAATTAAAGCGAGTTTAATGCTGCATTATGGCGGCCTGGATGAACGCATTAATGCCGGAATTCCAACTTATGAGCAGGCTTTAAAAGAAAATAAAATTGATTACAAAATTTACATTTATGATGGTGTAAACCATGCCTTTAACAATAATACCTCACCTACCAGATATAACGAAGCTGCCGCAAAACTGGCCTGGAGCAGAACAATTGATCTGTTTAAGCATAAATTGGCGGTGTTGACGCGGTAG
- a CDS encoding DoxX family membrane protein, translated as MKIAVIIVRVLLAAMYLFASVSYFLNLMPKAPEMTAAQTSFMTGVMASVYLMPLIKVTELIGGILLLINRTAPLAALVIFPVTLNIFLYHAFLGPKDLPMVGVMLIFNLFLFYAYRAKYLPIVSK; from the coding sequence ATGAAAATTGCAGTTATTATTGTACGCGTGCTTTTAGCCGCCATGTATCTTTTTGCTTCTGTAAGCTATTTTCTTAATTTAATGCCGAAGGCTCCGGAAATGACAGCGGCACAAACTAGTTTTATGACTGGCGTAATGGCATCTGTTTATTTAATGCCCTTAATTAAAGTTACAGAGTTAATAGGTGGGATACTTCTGCTTATTAACCGTACAGCACCTTTGGCCGCATTGGTTATTTTCCCGGTTACCTTAAATATTTTTCTTTACCATGCATTTTTAGGTCCGAAAGATTTACCTATGGTTGGCGTGATGCTTATATTTAATTTATTTCTATTTTATGCGTATCGTGCTAAGTATCTGCCGATCGTTTCAAAGTAA
- a CDS encoding HAD family hydrolase, translated as MAFYKHYSFDLWLTLIKSNPTYKQERVQYFFRNFNGKHKSIDEIAITFRQVDLMVNAINEKAGKNVDAEEMYLMIISMINDYDFNFNDVDLKVLDHDMEQIVFDHMPKLYCGDCLDVLAKIKESGKSSTNILSNTGFIKGKTLKKVIEHLGIGKFIDFQLYSDEVRMSKPSAGFFQLMLDRIDRTKHPGLLLTDVIHVGDNPHADVRGAEAMGINSMLINSNNLSISNLLYDTV; from the coding sequence ATGGCTTTTTACAAACATTACTCATTCGATCTTTGGTTAACGTTGATTAAATCTAATCCAACTTACAAGCAGGAACGGGTACAGTATTTTTTTAGGAATTTTAATGGCAAGCATAAAAGCATTGATGAAATTGCCATCACTTTCCGTCAGGTAGATTTAATGGTAAACGCCATTAATGAAAAAGCCGGTAAAAATGTTGATGCTGAAGAAATGTATTTAATGATCATCAGTATGATCAATGATTACGATTTCAACTTTAATGATGTAGATCTTAAAGTACTCGATCATGACATGGAGCAGATCGTATTTGATCATATGCCAAAGCTTTACTGTGGTGATTGTTTGGATGTACTGGCAAAAATTAAAGAATCGGGCAAAAGCTCTACCAATATATTGAGTAACACGGGTTTTATTAAAGGTAAGACCTTAAAAAAAGTAATTGAACATTTAGGTATTGGTAAGTTTATCGATTTTCAGCTTTATTCTGATGAAGTGCGTATGTCGAAACCCAGTGCAGGTTTTTTTCAGTTGATGTTAGACCGCATCGACAGAACAAAACACCCCGGATTATTGTTAACAGATGTCATCCATGTTGGAGACAACCCGCATGCTGATGTTCGCGGAGCAGAAGCAATGGGGATTAATAGTATGCTGATCAATTCAAACAATTTATCTATCTCAAACCTACTCTATGATACCGTATAA
- a CDS encoding DUF475 domain-containing protein encodes MDFLHTILGDDIQAGLLIILNLIVIESLLSVDNAAVLATMVMDLPKSQREKALKYGIIGAYVFRGICLFLAAWLVKIWWLKPLGGLYLLYLAFDYFRKKNSKKNEEEEEVDKSKSWIYKSTVGLVGTFWATVALVEVMDLAFSIDNVFAAVAFTDHIWLIYIGVFIGILAMRFVAQAFVKLMEKFTFLETVAFIVIGVLGIKLTSSLFTHFYPESPISHVIEGEKTDLFVSVFTVAIFIIPVLTSLLFNYPKKHKSDIVISEEAGEVLDKS; translated from the coding sequence ATGGATTTTTTGCATACAATTTTAGGTGATGATATACAGGCCGGATTATTAATTATTTTAAATTTAATTGTGATCGAAAGCTTGCTGTCGGTAGATAATGCTGCTGTTTTGGCAACGATGGTAATGGATCTGCCAAAATCGCAAAGAGAAAAGGCTTTAAAATACGGCATTATCGGTGCTTATGTTTTCAGGGGTATTTGTTTATTCCTGGCAGCATGGTTGGTTAAAATCTGGTGGTTAAAACCACTTGGTGGTTTATACCTGTTATACCTTGCTTTCGATTATTTTAGAAAAAAGAACAGTAAAAAGAATGAGGAAGAAGAGGAAGTAGATAAAAGCAAAAGCTGGATTTATAAATCGACTGTTGGTTTAGTGGGTACTTTTTGGGCTACAGTTGCTTTGGTAGAAGTAATGGATTTAGCCTTCTCTATTGATAATGTTTTTGCTGCAGTGGCTTTTACCGATCATATCTGGTTAATTTATATCGGCGTTTTTATCGGGATTTTGGCCATGCGTTTTGTGGCGCAGGCTTTTGTAAAACTGATGGAGAAATTCACCTTTTTAGAAACAGTGGCCTTTATCGTAATTGGTGTTTTGGGTATTAAACTTACCTCTTCATTATTTACGCATTTTTATCCCGAGTCGCCAATTTCTCATGTTATTGAAGGAGAAAAAACAGATCTTTTTGTTTCTGTTTTTACCGTAGCGATTTTCATTATACCTGTATTAACCTCTCTTTTGTTCAACTATCCTAAAAAACACAAAAGCGACATTGTTATTTCTGAAGAAGCCGGAGAAGTATTGGATAAGTCTTAA
- a CDS encoding TerD family protein, with protein sequence MAINLQKGQRISLEKSNGSKLQNVCVGINWGAIEKKGLFGFGSSKEAVDLDGSCALYNENKQLLEVVYFGNLKSKNGSVKHSGDDLTGDMGGDDGLDNEIITLDFSQLDANVNYVAFVLNSFRGHDFGTIPFASIRIYEGTTKRVNEVFAKFDIANGANFAGHVSMVMGVFYKKNGEWKFNAIGEPTKDKKLEDTVKTVNQNYL encoded by the coding sequence ATGGCAATCAATCTTCAAAAAGGACAGCGCATCAGTCTTGAAAAAAGCAACGGCAGCAAACTTCAGAATGTTTGTGTAGGTATTAACTGGGGTGCTATTGAAAAGAAAGGCCTTTTCGGTTTCGGATCTTCGAAAGAAGCGGTAGATTTAGATGGAAGCTGCGCATTATACAATGAAAACAAACAACTTTTAGAGGTAGTTTATTTCGGTAACCTAAAATCTAAAAACGGTTCTGTAAAACACAGCGGCGACGATTTAACTGGCGATATGGGTGGCGATGATGGTTTAGATAATGAGATCATTACTCTTGATTTTTCACAGCTGGATGCTAATGTAAATTATGTTGCCTTTGTTTTGAACAGCTTTAGAGGTCATGATTTTGGTACCATTCCTTTTGCTTCCATCCGCATTTATGAAGGCACAACGAAACGTGTTAATGAGGTTTTTGCTAAATTCGATATTGCTAACGGAGCAAATTTTGCAGGTCACGTATCAATGGTGATGGGTGTTTTTTACAAGAAAAACGGTGAATGGAAATTTAATGCCATTGGCGAACCAACCAAAGATAAAAAACTGGAAGATACCGTTAAAACTGTCAATCAAAACTATTTATAA
- a CDS encoding VOC family protein gives MATLNTYLNFNGNTEEAFNLYKSVFGGEFLVVQRYKDSPGCDGMAVGDQEKLMHIALPIGGNILMGTDITSPMPPATLGTGISLSVDAVSEEEAHTLFNSLSAGGTVTMALEKTFWGALFGMTTDKFGIQWMVNYDYK, from the coding sequence ATGGCAACACTTAACACTTATTTAAATTTTAATGGGAACACCGAAGAAGCATTCAACCTTTACAAGTCAGTTTTTGGTGGCGAATTTTTGGTAGTGCAACGTTATAAAGATTCTCCGGGATGCGATGGTATGGCTGTGGGCGATCAGGAAAAATTGATGCACATCGCCTTACCCATCGGTGGCAATATTTTAATGGGTACCGATATTACCTCCCCAATGCCGCCAGCCACTTTGGGTACGGGCATTTCACTATCTGTTGATGCGGTAAGCGAAGAAGAAGCACATACACTTTTTAATAGCCTATCAGCCGGAGGAACAGTAACCATGGCTTTAGAAAAGACGTTCTGGGGAGCACTTTTTGGTATGACTACAGATAAGTTCGGGATACAATGGATGGTGAATTATGATTACAAGTAA
- a CDS encoding 2OG-Fe(II) oxygenase: protein MKKIFDCLIDSFIEDKVGIAENFLSISLAAHLKDNLIGLFENKKLLNAGVGNNLVVNQDKLIRSDVIYWLDKKHNNQYENDFFDLMDEFVAYLNRSCYTGITGYEFHYTLYESGTFYKKHIDQFQNNGSRQYSMIMYLNSDWKIEDGGELRIYHVDEEQNISPNNGKSVFFKSSDLAHEVLLTHKQRMSITGWLKIG from the coding sequence TTGAAAAAAATATTTGATTGCCTTATCGATAGTTTTATCGAGGATAAAGTGGGGATTGCCGAGAATTTTTTAAGTATTTCTTTAGCAGCACACCTTAAAGATAACCTGATCGGGTTATTTGAAAACAAAAAACTTTTAAACGCTGGCGTGGGTAATAATTTGGTTGTGAATCAGGATAAACTGATCAGAAGCGATGTCATTTACTGGTTAGACAAAAAGCATAACAACCAATACGAAAATGATTTTTTCGATCTGATGGACGAATTTGTTGCCTACTTAAACCGTAGCTGTTATACGGGCATTACTGGCTATGAGTTTCATTATACGCTTTACGAATCGGGCACATTTTATAAAAAACACATCGATCAGTTTCAGAACAATGGAAGCCGGCAATATTCGATGATTATGTATCTGAATAGCGATTGGAAAATAGAAGATGGGGGAGAGCTGCGCATTTACCATGTTGATGAGGAACAGAATATCTCGCCCAATAACGGTAAAAGTGTTTTCTTTAAAAGTTCAGACCTGGCACACGAGGTGTTGCTTACCCATAAACAAAGGATGAGTATTACAGGCTGGTTAAAGATCGGTTAA
- a CDS encoding DUF2147 domain-containing protein, producing MRKFPLLMLLFVAVSFSAFAQNKDAIVGKWLNPSGEGQIEIYKKGEKFFGKLAWIKEPNINGKPKLDVNNPDANLKKRALLNLEILKDFVYDDGKWTDGTIYDPKSGKTYSCNMSLKSNDVLNIRGYVGISLLGRSETFRRVK from the coding sequence ATGAGAAAGTTCCCATTGTTAATGCTGCTTTTTGTTGCAGTATCGTTTTCTGCATTTGCACAAAACAAAGATGCTATTGTAGGCAAATGGCTTAATCCATCGGGTGAAGGGCAAATAGAAATTTACAAAAAAGGCGAGAAATTTTTTGGGAAACTGGCCTGGATAAAGGAGCCAAACATCAACGGTAAGCCTAAACTGGATGTTAACAACCCTGATGCCAATCTGAAGAAACGTGCTTTATTAAATCTGGAAATATTAAAAGATTTTGTTTATGATGATGGCAAATGGACGGATGGAACGATTTACGATCCGAAAAGTGGCAAAACATATAGCTGTAACATGTCTTTAAAGAGTAACGATGTGTTAAATATCCGCGGATATGTGGGTATCTCACTTTTAGGACGATCTGAAACTTTTAGACGGGTTAAATAA
- a CDS encoding YCF48-related protein: MKKLIWCLLLAPFFCAAQSYSIKPLNEHTKTSLRGLSVVSDQVAWVSGSNGSVGKTTDGGKTWTWIKPKGYEKIDFRDIEAFNDKQAIIVGIASPAYILKTIDGGETWTENYKNVDSAIFLDGLSFWDKNKGVIFGDPINDKMQLLKTVDAGKTWENISSNLKTSLTKGEASFAASGTTIKTLPGGKTWIATGGTVANIYFSPDYGQSWQIFKCPILQGEGSTGPFSIDFLNEKTGITVGGNYLKDKENSNNVLLTSDGGKTWKKPISPVLGFRSAVTYINAKTIIATGTSGTDISTDCGQNWKHISDQSFNAVQKAKKGKQILLAGEKGNIYQLEVSK, translated from the coding sequence ATGAAGAAATTAATATGGTGCCTTTTATTGGCACCTTTTTTTTGCGCCGCGCAGTCGTATTCCATAAAACCCCTGAATGAGCATACTAAGACCAGTTTACGTGGATTAAGTGTCGTATCAGATCAGGTTGCCTGGGTAAGCGGCAGTAATGGATCAGTGGGTAAAACCACTGATGGCGGCAAAACCTGGACCTGGATAAAACCCAAAGGTTACGAAAAAATCGATTTCAGGGATATCGAAGCTTTCAACGATAAACAGGCTATTATTGTGGGCATTGCTTCGCCGGCCTATATTCTGAAAACCATTGATGGTGGCGAAACCTGGACAGAAAATTATAAAAATGTAGATTCAGCAATATTTTTAGATGGTTTGAGTTTCTGGGATAAAAATAAAGGAGTCATTTTCGGCGACCCTATTAATGATAAAATGCAGTTGCTTAAAACGGTAGATGCAGGTAAAACCTGGGAGAATATCTCTTCAAATTTAAAAACCAGTTTAACCAAAGGCGAAGCCAGTTTTGCCGCCAGCGGAACAACCATTAAAACATTACCGGGTGGCAAAACCTGGATTGCTACTGGTGGAACAGTAGCTAACATTTACTTTTCACCCGATTATGGACAAAGCTGGCAGATATTTAAATGCCCTATTTTACAGGGCGAGGGGAGTACCGGTCCTTTCTCTATCGATTTTTTAAACGAAAAAACAGGTATAACCGTCGGCGGTAACTACTTAAAAGATAAAGAAAATTCGAATAATGTGCTTTTAACAAGCGATGGAGGCAAAACCTGGAAAAAGCCAATTTCGCCTGTTTTAGGCTTTCGATCGGCTGTAACCTATATTAATGCTAAAACCATAATTGCAACGGGTACTTCAGGCACAGATATTTCTACAGATTGCGGCCAGAACTGGAAACACATTTCAGATCAAAGTTTTAATGCTGTTCAAAAAGCCAAAAAGGGTAAACAAATTCTTCTAGCAGGAGAAAAAGGTAATATCTATCAATTGGAGGTTAGCAAATAA
- a CDS encoding phosphotransferase enzyme family protein, with protein sequence MQTIFPAQYSTLSAAALKAYLIETYQLDPSTICRLLIRNVSDTYILKNQNQKYIFKIYRDAHRKRNEIEAEVELLNILKTNGNSVSYPITDKNGKQIQQFNAIEGIRNGVLFSFAEGKVILDLENVQLIQLGQDIATLHQSTSSIKLNNARPIFNFETTLFEPLRDLKPHFIEMQEEFEYLTNIADKVVKKFDEFDTSKFSYGYCHYDFLPKNFHFDEQGKITFFDFDFAGEGYLINDLMTFLNHYFFHQLNNLISKEQAEKDFETFLNAYQKVRTLTDDELKAIPYLGITFHIFFLKFFYDNYDDWSNTFLTPRYTKHRITLIKKWEEMYCNF encoded by the coding sequence ATGCAAACCATTTTCCCTGCCCAATACTCCACTTTATCAGCCGCTGCTTTAAAAGCTTATTTAATTGAAACTTATCAGTTAGATCCATCCACAATATGCCGGTTACTCATCCGAAATGTAAGCGATACTTATATCCTGAAAAATCAGAATCAGAAATATATCTTCAAAATTTACCGCGATGCACACCGTAAACGCAACGAAATTGAAGCTGAAGTAGAATTGCTTAATATTTTAAAGACAAATGGAAACTCAGTTTCCTACCCTATAACTGATAAAAATGGGAAGCAAATACAACAGTTTAATGCCATAGAAGGAATAAGAAACGGTGTACTGTTTTCCTTTGCTGAAGGAAAAGTGATTTTGGATCTGGAAAATGTACAGCTTATTCAATTGGGGCAAGACATTGCCACCTTACACCAAAGCACATCTTCTATTAAACTGAATAACGCAAGACCAATATTCAACTTCGAAACGACTTTATTTGAGCCTTTGCGCGACTTAAAACCTCATTTCATAGAAATGCAAGAGGAATTTGAATATCTGACCAACATTGCCGATAAAGTCGTTAAAAAGTTCGACGAATTTGATACTTCAAAGTTCAGTTATGGTTATTGCCATTACGATTTTCTTCCAAAGAATTTCCATTTTGATGAGCAGGGAAAAATTACCTTCTTTGATTTCGATTTTGCAGGCGAAGGTTACCTGATTAACGATTTAATGACTTTCCTTAACCATTATTTCTTCCATCAGCTCAATAATCTAATCTCTAAAGAACAAGCTGAAAAGGATTTCGAAACCTTTCTAAATGCCTATCAAAAAGTACGCACCTTAACTGATGATGAATTAAAAGCCATTCCTTATCTGGGGATTACCTTTCATATTTTCTTTTTGAAGTTCTTTTATGACAATTACGATGATTGGTCGAATACTTTTTTAACTCCTCGTTATACAAAACACCGTATAACGCTGATTAAAAAATGGGAAGAAATGTATTGTAACTTTTAA
- a CDS encoding TerD family protein, with protein sequence MAINLQKGQRENIDAPKFTIGLGWDTNSSSTGSAFDLDASIFLLNDQKKLISDENFVFYNNLVSPDGSVEHTGDNLTGDGDGDDEQIKIDLTKADAKVSEICIVVTIHDADNRRQNFGQVRNSFIRIFDAVTNEVVLKYELEEDFSIETAVEFGRIYKREGKWKFEAVGVGMKGGLQDYLNKYQ encoded by the coding sequence ATGGCTATTAATTTGCAAAAGGGGCAAAGAGAAAATATCGATGCTCCTAAATTTACAATAGGTTTAGGTTGGGATACCAACAGCTCTTCGACCGGTTCTGCATTCGATTTAGATGCTTCAATTTTTTTACTAAACGATCAGAAAAAATTAATTTCAGACGAAAACTTTGTATTCTATAATAATTTGGTTTCTCCGGATGGTTCCGTAGAACATACAGGTGATAACTTAACCGGCGATGGCGATGGCGACGATGAGCAGATTAAAATTGATTTAACCAAAGCTGATGCTAAAGTAAGCGAGATCTGTATTGTGGTAACCATTCACGATGCTGACAACAGAAGACAGAATTTTGGCCAGGTTAGAAATTCTTTCATCCGTATTTTTGATGCGGTAACCAATGAGGTGGTCTTAAAATATGAATTAGAAGAAGACTTCTCTATTGAAACAGCCGTAGAATTCGGAAGGATTTACAAACGCGAAGGCAAATGGAAATTTGAAGCCGTTGGCGTAGGAATGAAAGGTGGTTTACAAGATTATTTAAACAAATATCAATAA
- a CDS encoding toxic anion resistance protein, producing the protein METNPNVTQALTPVKLDKDGNVDLEKITTEETLKYNEIGKSLEPSDVNSILNYGSDAQNSMEKYSNEFLSSVRTYNSGEVGGLINELLTELNYIDVSELEQSGFKSFISKIPFLKSLVVDVKKLFQKYDVVVNNIDKITNKIKAGRLNSIKDNSSLQTMFDSNVGYIHQMEELIIAGQLKYNELNIKLAEMEGRPADYQDYEIADLRDYISRLDKRLADMKIVRFIMLQSLAQIRVVQNNNTSIAEKAQSIVSTTIPVWKNQLTIAVALQRQKANVEMQKKISDTTNTILQKNAEMLKQNSIDVARENEKTVVSLETLKRTTSSLIETLNEVKQIHEAGAQSRRVLDGELKTLETELKKNVTRVS; encoded by the coding sequence ATGGAAACCAACCCAAACGTTACCCAAGCCCTTACTCCGGTTAAACTGGACAAAGACGGAAATGTTGACCTCGAAAAAATAACAACCGAGGAAACGCTTAAATACAATGAAATTGGAAAATCGTTAGAGCCATCAGATGTAAATTCGATCCTGAATTACGGAAGCGATGCCCAAAATTCAATGGAGAAATACAGTAACGAGTTTTTATCGTCTGTACGTACCTACAATAGTGGCGAAGTTGGCGGTTTAATTAACGAATTGTTAACCGAATTGAATTATATTGATGTTTCTGAATTGGAACAGAGCGGCTTTAAGAGTTTCATCTCTAAAATCCCGTTCTTAAAAAGTTTAGTAGTTGACGTGAAGAAACTTTTTCAGAAATATGATGTGGTGGTAAATAATATAGATAAAATTACCAACAAGATTAAAGCTGGAAGGTTAAATTCAATTAAAGATAACAGTTCGCTGCAAACCATGTTCGATAGCAATGTTGGTTACATCCACCAGATGGAAGAACTGATTATCGCTGGTCAACTAAAATACAACGAATTGAATATTAAACTGGCCGAAATGGAAGGCAGGCCGGCAGATTACCAGGACTATGAAATCGCCGATTTAAGGGATTATATTAGCCGTTTGGATAAAAGGCTGGCTGATATGAAGATCGTGCGATTCATTATGTTGCAATCTTTGGCGCAGATCCGTGTGGTGCAGAACAATAATACTTCAATTGCAGAAAAAGCACAATCGATTGTTTCTACCACTATTCCGGTTTGGAAAAATCAATTAACCATTGCTGTTGCATTACAAAGGCAAAAGGCCAATGTAGAGATGCAGAAGAAAATTTCGGATACCACCAATACCATTTTGCAGAAAAACGCAGAGATGCTGAAACAAAACAGTATTGATGTAGCCAGGGAGAATGAAAAAACAGTAGTATCTTTGGAAACCCTAAAACGAACCACTTCATCGTTGATTGAAACGCTTAATGAGGTGAAACAGATTCATGAAGCAGGTGCACAAAGCAGGCGTGTGTTAGATGGCGAACTTAAAACTTTGGAAACAGAGTTGAAAAAGAACGTTACGAGGGTGAGTTAA